A region of Diadema setosum chromosome 15, eeDiaSeto1, whole genome shotgun sequence DNA encodes the following proteins:
- the LOC140239249 gene encoding echinoidin-like, whose protein sequence is MPEVMSQKLFLLCFVVTVGLVLPKLPGSSAGACGCPPLWTAFQGMCYRYFSAESVTWQEAERQCQSFTKPCWDEDATTGQLGHLVSIHSQEEMNFVITLFDSIRNKRFSGRHMVWIGLNDLKSEGSYEWSDGSEVNYTSWDADQPNNYNNQDCMEFDLAFNYMWHDLQCDPTPVGDGWIVGGFVCKLGQWL, encoded by the exons ATGCCTGAAGTCATGTCTCAAAAACTGTTTCTGCTTTGCTTTGTCGTCACTGTCGGTTTGGTTTTGCCGAAGCTACCGGGCTCCAGTGCTGGGGCGTGCGGTTGTCCTCCGCTCTGGACTGCTTTCCAAGGCATGTGCTACAG GTACTTTTCAGCAGAAAGTGTGACGTGGCAGGAGGCAGAAAGACAATGCCAGTCATTTACGAAGCCATGCTGGGACGAGGACGCCACCACCGGTCAGCTAGGTCACCTTGTGTCCATTCACTCCCAGGAGGAGATGAATTTCGTCATCACTCTCTTCGACTCCATACGAAACAAACGG TTCTCCGGTCGACACATGGTCTGGATTGGACTGAATGATTTGAAGTCTGAGGGTTCCTACGAATGGAGTGACGGTTCGGAGGTCAATTACACCTCCTGGGACGCGGATCAACCAAACAACTATAATAATCAAGACTGCATGGAATTTGACTTGGCTTTTAACTACATGTGGCACGATTTGCAGTGTGACCCTACTCCCGTGGGTGACGGATGGATTGTTGGAGGTTTTGTTTGCAAGCTAGGACAATGGCTTTAA